In Rubrobacter radiotolerans DSM 5868, a genomic segment contains:
- the rho gene encoding transcription termination factor Rho, protein MTELATLERKRLSDLHQIASQLGIEKYRKYRKPELAELIFKVATEQAAQQAPAATSENGAGNGHTATVEPVEEVPRTEEQPAEKPRPEPQQKQQKQRENRQDGRADGRAERKGKQREGGESSGDAQAQSGILDVLPDGFGFLRTKGYTQSKGDVYVSTSQIKRFNLRRGDYVEGQIRPARDGEKYPAMVRIETVNGKEPQKGRRRVDFDDLTPLFPQERLRLEWMPKDIAPRVIDLVAPIGKGQRGLIVSPPKAGKTTILKQIAQSISANYPEVKLFVLLADERPEEVTDWERSVEGATVVASTFDQPADNHIAVAELLLERMRRLVEEGEDVVVILDSITRLARAYNLAAPASGRILSGGVDSAALYPPKKFFGAARNIEFGGSLTILASALVETGSRMDEVIYEEFKGTGNMEIHLERKLANRRIYPAINIEESSTRREELLMEASEAQRVWQVRSILNALDTSQKIELLIQKLKETKTNAEFLRELQRVRS, encoded by the coding sequence ATGACAGAACTAGCTACCCTGGAGCGCAAGCGGCTGAGCGACCTGCATCAGATCGCCTCCCAGCTCGGAATCGAGAAGTATCGCAAGTACCGTAAACCCGAGCTGGCGGAGCTGATCTTCAAGGTAGCTACGGAGCAGGCCGCGCAGCAGGCTCCGGCCGCAACGAGCGAGAACGGGGCGGGCAACGGCCACACGGCTACCGTCGAGCCGGTCGAGGAGGTTCCCCGGACGGAGGAGCAGCCCGCAGAGAAGCCCCGTCCGGAACCGCAGCAGAAGCAGCAGAAGCAGCGCGAGAACCGTCAGGACGGAAGAGCGGACGGTCGCGCCGAGCGCAAGGGCAAGCAGCGCGAGGGCGGTGAGAGCTCCGGCGACGCGCAGGCCCAGAGCGGCATCCTCGACGTCCTACCGGACGGTTTCGGCTTCCTCAGGACGAAGGGCTACACGCAGAGCAAGGGCGACGTCTACGTCTCGACGAGCCAGATCAAGCGCTTCAACCTCCGGCGCGGGGACTACGTGGAGGGGCAGATCCGCCCGGCCCGCGACGGGGAGAAGTACCCGGCGATGGTCCGTATCGAGACGGTCAACGGCAAGGAGCCGCAGAAGGGCCGCCGCCGGGTGGACTTCGACGACCTCACCCCGCTCTTCCCGCAGGAGCGGCTGCGCCTGGAGTGGATGCCGAAGGACATCGCTCCGCGCGTTATAGACCTCGTTGCCCCGATCGGTAAGGGCCAGCGCGGGCTTATCGTCTCGCCGCCCAAGGCCGGCAAGACGACGATCCTGAAGCAGATCGCACAGTCCATCTCCGCAAACTACCCGGAGGTCAAGCTCTTCGTGCTTCTCGCCGACGAGCGGCCCGAGGAGGTTACGGACTGGGAGCGGAGCGTCGAGGGAGCTACGGTCGTCGCCTCGACCTTCGATCAGCCCGCCGACAACCACATCGCCGTCGCGGAGCTTCTTCTGGAGCGGATGCGCCGTCTTGTGGAGGAGGGCGAGGACGTCGTCGTGATCCTCGACTCGATCACGCGCCTTGCGCGGGCGTACAACCTCGCAGCTCCGGCCTCGGGACGAATACTGTCGGGTGGTGTGGACTCGGCGGCGCTGTATCCGCCGAAGAAGTTCTTCGGTGCTGCCCGGAACATCGAGTTTGGAGGTTCGCTGACGATCCTGGCGAGCGCGCTCGTCGAGACCGGGAGCCGGATGGACGAGGTGATCTACGAGGAGTTCAAGGGCACGGGGAACATGGAGATCCACCTCGAACGCAAGCTCGCGAACCGCAGGATCTACCCGGCCATCAACATCGAGGAGTCCTCGACGCGGCGCGAGGAGCTTCTCATGGAGGCTTCGGAGGCGCAGCGGGTCTGGCAGGTCAGGAGCATTCTCAACGCTCTCGACACGTCGCAGAAGATCGAGCTCCTCATACAGAAGCTCAAGGAGACAAAGACGAACGCGGAGTTCTTGCGCGAGCTTCAGCGCGTCCGCAGCTAG
- a CDS encoding fructose-bisphosphatase class II, protein MHGFGKTPGVTGAVAMAYASVTESVALRAARYEGSGLHREAFTLAAEAFGEELGRVRPAGRVAILRERRLAEAGETEFLKTRSGLLSVGDETGEGEPETDLAIEPVEGLSLLVKGQEGSLVALAASPAGTMQRMPDMYMSKIIVGPRAKDRIDLDAPVSENIAEIAEANGRKPSELTVAMLDRDRHENLIEEIRATGARIRILPEGDLTPAISVGLRGADLHAVIGIGGAPEGILAAAAIKCLGGGMQARMWPTQRSQVEELREYGFEDPEKKLMLGDLVRGDDVVFSATGLTGGGTLRGVRYFRGGGRTHTVVMSSSPRMIRFIDTIHALEPEAGARGFQI, encoded by the coding sequence ATGCACGGCTTTGGCAAGACTCCGGGAGTTACCGGCGCGGTTGCGATGGCCTACGCCTCCGTAACCGAGTCGGTCGCCCTGAGAGCGGCACGCTACGAGGGTTCGGGGCTTCACCGGGAGGCGTTTACGCTCGCCGCCGAGGCGTTCGGTGAGGAGCTCGGCCGGGTCCGGCCCGCCGGGAGGGTCGCGATCCTCCGGGAGCGACGGCTTGCTGAGGCCGGGGAGACCGAGTTTCTGAAGACCCGCAGCGGTCTGCTCTCCGTCGGGGATGAGACGGGTGAGGGCGAGCCCGAGACGGACCTCGCGATCGAGCCGGTCGAGGGGCTCTCGCTGCTCGTGAAGGGACAGGAAGGTTCGCTCGTCGCGCTCGCCGCTTCCCCGGCCGGGACGATGCAGCGGATGCCGGACATGTACATGTCCAAGATCATCGTCGGTCCCCGGGCGAAGGACCGGATAGACCTCGACGCCCCGGTCTCGGAGAACATTGCCGAGATCGCCGAGGCGAACGGGCGCAAGCCCTCGGAGCTTACGGTCGCCATGCTCGACCGGGACCGGCACGAGAACCTTATCGAGGAGATCCGCGCGACCGGAGCGCGCATCCGCATCCTCCCCGAAGGGGACCTGACGCCCGCGATCTCGGTGGGCCTGAGAGGGGCGGACCTCCACGCCGTTATAGGCATCGGGGGAGCGCCGGAGGGGATACTCGCGGCAGCGGCGATAAAGTGCCTCGGGGGCGGGATGCAGGCGAGGATGTGGCCGACCCAGAGGTCGCAGGTCGAGGAGCTCAGGGAGTACGGGTTCGAGGACCCGGAGAAGAAGCTCATGCTCGGAGACCTCGTGCGCGGGGACGACGTCGTGTTCAGCGCGACCGGACTCACCGGCGGCGGGACGCTTCGGGGGGTAAGGTACTTCAGAGGAGGAGGGAGGACCCACACGGTGGTGATGTCATCCAGCCCGCGTATGATAAGATTTATTGACACCATTCATGCCCTCGAACCCGAAGCCGGGGCGCGGGGATTCCAGATCTGA
- a CDS encoding metallophosphoesterase family protein — MSERLTIAQISDIHCGSPYFIPDLLERSILEINDSEPTAVVMSGDLTDAGYRQEYEMSAEYLRKIRCENVMVIPGNHDSRNVGYLHFERLFGKRHSVLNFEEAVMVGVDSSEPDLNEGRVGREHYDFIREEFGKADGKLRIFVVHHHLIPIPGTGRERSTIQDAGDVLELLADCGVDLILSGHKHVPYAWRLENMFIVNAGTASTTRLRGNTRPCYNTIEIEDERVRVFRKYPFKERETIVDFNARTHEYHHYEDLQKDGRSDGDRLSGGFAGDESASGQSRAG; from the coding sequence ATGAGCGAGCGACTCACGATAGCGCAGATAAGCGACATCCACTGCGGGAGTCCGTACTTCATTCCGGACCTTCTGGAGCGCTCGATCCTTGAGATAAACGACTCGGAGCCTACGGCGGTCGTGATGAGCGGCGACCTGACGGACGCGGGTTACCGCCAGGAGTACGAGATGAGCGCGGAGTACCTGCGCAAGATCCGCTGCGAGAACGTCATGGTCATCCCCGGAAACCACGACTCCCGGAACGTCGGCTACCTCCATTTCGAGCGGCTCTTCGGCAAGAGGCACTCCGTGTTGAACTTCGAGGAGGCGGTGATGGTCGGCGTGGATTCCTCCGAACCGGACCTGAACGAGGGACGGGTCGGGCGCGAGCACTACGACTTTATCCGGGAGGAGTTCGGGAAGGCCGACGGGAAGCTCAGGATCTTCGTGGTTCATCATCACCTGATCCCGATCCCCGGTACGGGCCGGGAGCGCTCCACGATCCAGGACGCCGGGGACGTGCTGGAGCTTCTCGCGGACTGCGGGGTGGACCTGATCCTCTCGGGGCACAAGCACGTGCCGTATGCCTGGCGGCTTGAGAACATGTTTATCGTGAACGCCGGCACCGCCTCCACGACGCGCCTCCGGGGCAACACCCGCCCGTGCTACAACACCATCGAGATCGAGGACGAGCGCGTGCGGGTCTTCCGCAAGTACCCGTTCAAGGAGCGCGAGACGATCGTGGACTTCAACGCCCGCACGCACGAGTACCACCACTACGAGGACCTCCAGAAGGACGGGCGTTCCGACGGCGACCGCCTGTCGGGCGGCTTCGCCGGGGACGAGTCGGCGAGCGGCCAGAGCCGCGCCGGGTAG
- the argS gene encoding arginine--tRNA ligase: MSATVAAGFEELIRAEVRRAAEREFGVGLERVHVERPNDPAHGDFASNVALANAKVFQRNPREVAGRLAEAIASPYLASVEVAGPGFLNFRLSARAFWEGVEGLLEAGERFGRKEPAGEAANVEFVSANPTGPMHVGHGRQAAYGDSLARLLEAAGRKVSREYYFNDGGNQMRLSAETVAVEYARLYGEEWPVEDPEKLYRGEYNRDIARDLAERRGRELLDVGREEGLGEIGLFAADWCMTDIRRTLERIGVRFDTYFNEKTLYEDGRVEATIRELEERGHTYRADGALWLRAQEFGDDKDRVLVKSDGSYTYAAPDIAYHRDKWGRGFRTAINVLGSDHAGYFQRLNAGIVALGLPEDFLDVEIVRLVKLTREGEQVKFSKRAGNVVTLDELLDEVGADVARYFYARFSHRTEMNFDLDLAIKESDENPVFYVQYAHARIASIFRRAEADPNAARKVQPAELSEGERALANELFDFPRVVRNAAAKREVHLLPAYLETLATRFHQFYTHNRVLVDDDPATRERRLALCAATKSVIANGLDLLGVSAPEKM, encoded by the coding sequence ATGAGCGCGACGGTGGCGGCGGGTTTTGAGGAGCTGATCCGGGCGGAGGTCCGGCGGGCGGCTGAGCGGGAGTTCGGGGTCGGGCTGGAGCGCGTCCACGTCGAGCGGCCGAACGACCCCGCGCACGGCGACTTCGCCTCGAACGTGGCGCTTGCGAACGCGAAGGTCTTCCAGAGGAACCCCCGGGAGGTCGCCGGGAGGCTTGCGGAGGCGATCGCCTCCCCGTATCTCGCGAGCGTCGAGGTCGCCGGGCCGGGCTTCCTCAACTTCCGGCTCTCTGCGCGGGCGTTCTGGGAGGGCGTCGAGGGGCTGCTCGAAGCCGGGGAGCGCTTCGGGCGCAAGGAGCCGGCCGGAGAGGCTGCGAACGTCGAGTTCGTGAGCGCGAACCCCACGGGGCCGATGCACGTCGGGCACGGGCGGCAGGCCGCCTACGGGGACTCGCTCGCCCGCCTCCTCGAAGCGGCGGGGAGGAAGGTCTCCCGGGAGTACTACTTCAACGACGGCGGAAACCAGATGCGCCTCTCGGCCGAGACGGTCGCCGTCGAGTACGCGCGGCTCTACGGCGAGGAGTGGCCCGTCGAGGACCCGGAGAAGCTCTACCGGGGCGAGTACAACCGGGACATCGCCCGCGACCTCGCCGAAAGGCGCGGCCGGGAGCTTCTCGACGTCGGGCGGGAGGAGGGCCTCGGGGAGATCGGCCTCTTCGCCGCCGACTGGTGCATGACCGACATCCGGCGGACGCTTGAGCGCATCGGGGTCCGCTTCGACACGTACTTCAACGAGAAGACGCTGTACGAAGACGGGCGGGTGGAGGCGACGATCCGGGAGCTCGAAGAGCGGGGGCACACCTACCGGGCCGACGGGGCGCTGTGGCTCCGGGCGCAGGAGTTCGGGGACGACAAGGACCGGGTGCTCGTAAAGAGCGACGGCTCCTACACCTACGCCGCGCCGGACATCGCCTATCACCGGGACAAGTGGGGTCGGGGATTCCGGACGGCGATAAACGTGCTCGGCTCCGACCACGCCGGATACTTCCAGAGGCTGAACGCCGGAATCGTCGCGCTCGGGCTGCCCGAAGACTTTCTGGACGTGGAGATCGTCCGCCTCGTGAAGCTCACGCGCGAGGGCGAGCAGGTCAAGTTCAGCAAGAGAGCCGGGAACGTCGTGACCCTCGACGAGCTGCTGGACGAGGTCGGGGCGGACGTCGCGAGGTACTTCTACGCAAGGTTCTCGCACAGAACGGAGATGAACTTCGACCTCGACCTCGCGATAAAGGAGTCCGACGAGAACCCCGTCTTCTACGTTCAGTACGCCCACGCGCGGATAGCTTCGATCTTCCGCCGCGCCGAAGCCGACCCGAACGCCGCCCGGAAGGTACAGCCCGCCGAGCTCTCGGAGGGAGAGCGGGCGCTCGCGAACGAGCTCTTCGACTTCCCCCGCGTCGTCAGGAACGCCGCCGCAAAACGCGAGGTCCATCTGCTCCCGGCCTACCTGGAGACGCTCGCGACCCGCTTCCACCAGTTCTACACACACAACCGCGTGCTCGTGGACGACGACCCAGCGACCCGGGAGCGACGCCTCGCCCTCTGCGCCGCGACAAAGAGCGTTATAGCGAACGGCCTCGACCTTCTCGGAGTCTCCGCGCCGGAGAAGATGTAG
- a CDS encoding DUF3006 domain-containing protein, giving the protein MYVQLDRIEDGKWAVLLPYPDGGRALDVARERLPEDASPGDVFRLDPAGGLERDASRTERARAESAALQGELLGSEPPGSERESRDGTGTGTEREAGRKDNERDGGGGF; this is encoded by the coding sequence ATGTATGTGCAGCTCGACCGCATAGAGGACGGGAAGTGGGCGGTCCTGCTACCGTACCCGGACGGCGGACGCGCCCTCGACGTGGCGCGCGAGAGGCTTCCCGAGGACGCTTCGCCGGGCGACGTCTTCCGGCTCGACCCCGCCGGAGGGCTGGAGCGCGACGCGAGCAGGACAGAGCGGGCGAGGGCCGAGAGCGCCGCTCTTCAGGGGGAGCTTCTGGGGTCGGAGCCTCCGGGGTCGGAGAGAGAAAGCCGGGACGGGACCGGGACAGGAACAGAGAGAGAAGCGGGACGGAAAGACAATGAGCGCGACGGTGGCGGCGGGTTTTGA
- a CDS encoding 23S rRNA (pseudouridine(1915)-N(3))-methyltransferase RlmH yields MISRATVLAVGRLRGWSAEGADDYLKRLRRYFPVEVVEVREADMNQLSPEEVLFREAELLLARVPNGAHVVALDRERGREHSSEELAARLAALGTSGKSHVAFVIGGALGLAPQVLSRSDEAWSLGAPTLPHALARVVLLEQVYRAVKIGRGEKYHW; encoded by the coding sequence GTGATCTCCCGCGCGACCGTCCTCGCCGTCGGGAGGCTCCGGGGCTGGTCGGCCGAGGGCGCCGACGACTACCTCAAGCGTCTGCGGCGCTACTTCCCGGTCGAGGTCGTAGAGGTCCGCGAGGCGGACATGAACCAGCTCTCTCCGGAAGAGGTCCTCTTTCGCGAGGCGGAGCTTCTTCTCGCCCGTGTTCCGAACGGCGCGCACGTCGTCGCGCTCGACCGGGAGCGGGGCCGGGAGCACTCTTCCGAAGAGCTTGCGGCGCGTCTCGCGGCGCTCGGGACCTCGGGGAAGAGCCACGTCGCGTTCGTTATCGGGGGGGCGCTCGGGCTCGCGCCGCAGGTGCTCTCCCGGTCGGACGAGGCGTGGTCTTTGGGCGCGCCGACGCTGCCGCACGCCCTCGCGCGCGTCGTCCTTCTGGAGCAGGTGTACCGCGCCGTCAAGATCGGGCGCGGCGAGAAGTACCACTGGTAG
- a CDS encoding MBL fold metallo-hydrolase: MNTNGNRDPQPEVSRNPESRAGLRFSVLSSGSAGNATYVEVGSGTGETGPTRGLLVDAGLSCRRIAALLRSIGRTLDDVGAILLTHGHSDHTSGLRQLRRERSIPVFSAPGVGEAFGAEILPAGEVFPVLGGSGCEALFFSVPHDAPTYGLRLASGAASMALATDFGEVTGEVLAAMRGVDAAVIEANHDPEWLRRGPYPAHLKARIASRDGHLSNAQAADLALALAPHGLVEVVLAHLSDRNNSLARAAGTVSMTLREAGFGGVRVRSAKAGHPTPWVEVGRPPGSPTRFVYGCSGEVGQLFGVSE; encoded by the coding sequence ATGAACACGAACGGGAACCGTGACCCCCAACCGGAAGTCTCAAGAAACCCGGAAAGCCGCGCGGGGCTTCGGTTCAGCGTCCTGTCGAGCGGCAGCGCCGGGAACGCAACCTACGTCGAGGTCGGGAGCGGCACCGGAGAGACCGGACCTACTCGCGGTCTCCTCGTGGACGCGGGGCTCTCGTGTCGGCGGATAGCGGCGCTTCTGCGCTCGATCGGGCGCACCCTCGACGACGTCGGGGCGATTCTCCTCACGCACGGCCACTCGGACCACACCTCGGGGCTGCGCCAGCTCCGGCGCGAGCGCAGCATTCCGGTCTTCTCCGCTCCGGGGGTCGGGGAGGCGTTCGGGGCGGAGATCCTCCCTGCCGGGGAGGTCTTCCCGGTGCTCGGAGGGTCGGGCTGCGAGGCTCTCTTTTTCTCCGTCCCGCACGACGCGCCGACCTACGGGCTCAGGCTGGCGAGCGGGGCGGCCTCGATGGCCCTCGCGACGGACTTCGGCGAGGTAACCGGGGAGGTCCTTGCCGCGATGCGCGGGGTGGACGCGGCCGTGATCGAGGCAAACCACGACCCGGAGTGGCTCCGGCGAGGACCGTACCCGGCTCACCTGAAGGCGCGTATCGCCTCGCGCGACGGGCACCTCTCGAACGCCCAGGCCGCCGATCTCGCGCTCGCGCTCGCGCCGCACGGGCTCGTCGAGGTCGTGCTCGCGCACCTCTCCGACAGAAACAACTCCCTCGCTCGCGCGGCCGGGACGGTCTCCATGACGCTCCGGGAGGCAGGCTTCGGCGGGGTCCGCGTCCGCTCGGCGAAGGCCGGTCATCCGACGCCCTGGGTCGAGGTCGGCCGTCCGCCCGGGAGCCCGACGCGCTTTGTCTACGGCTGCTCCGGGGAGGTCGGGCAGCTCTTCGGGGTCTCCGAGTGA
- a CDS encoding class E sortase, with product MLLLFFLFAFVAGCGLSGEPTGAGESGAPSDPSATAEADSDGEKSANAEDEPESSGGGVRSITPEDVLSEEELAAGAPEYRDWETPTDAEVVSLPGSEGTSAGAIPAVKPFNFGRDPGGPDDKTLYLTVPAIGLRDVPVYNELSEEALTDSTVHHPGTGFPWQAGANTFIAGHRIGYEGTGSWQVFYDVPSLVAGDEVIVTDSEGGEYVYRVTGQQTVGTDNVASMNPPEDGSSVISLQTCTLPDYSERIIVRGEFVEGDAV from the coding sequence TTGCTTCTCCTCTTCTTTCTCTTTGCTTTCGTCGCCGGATGCGGCCTCTCCGGAGAGCCGACGGGCGCCGGTGAGTCTGGCGCGCCGTCTGACCCGTCCGCGACCGCGGAGGCCGACTCGGACGGCGAAAAGTCGGCGAACGCAGAAGACGAACCGGAGTCCTCCGGCGGCGGGGTTCGGTCGATAACGCCCGAGGACGTTCTCTCGGAGGAGGAGCTTGCGGCGGGCGCGCCCGAGTACCGCGATTGGGAGACCCCGACCGACGCCGAGGTCGTCTCGCTGCCCGGCTCGGAGGGCACCTCAGCCGGGGCCATACCGGCGGTCAAGCCGTTTAACTTCGGCCGCGACCCCGGCGGCCCGGACGACAAGACGCTCTACCTGACGGTTCCGGCCATCGGACTTCGGGACGTGCCGGTCTATAACGAGCTCTCCGAGGAGGCGCTGACCGACTCGACCGTCCACCACCCGGGGACGGGCTTCCCGTGGCAGGCCGGGGCGAACACGTTTATCGCCGGACATCGCATCGGCTACGAGGGGACGGGCTCGTGGCAGGTCTTCTACGATGTCCCGAGCCTCGTAGCGGGCGATGAGGTGATCGTCACCGACTCCGAGGGCGGCGAGTACGTCTACCGCGTAACCGGCCAGCAGACCGTCGGAACGGACAACGTCGCCTCGATGAACCCGCCGGAGGACGGATCGTCCGTGATCTCCCTCCAGACCTGTACCCTCCCGGACTACTCAGAACGGATAATCGTCCGGGGCGAGTTCGTCGAGGGCGACGCAGTCTAG
- a CDS encoding ferritin-like domain-containing protein, with translation MPKHEIQVPSAEDFVNKPRSRKQFFGALAAASLGAVGGGALLSGRATAQSSGNVDVDIANFALTLEYLEAEFYTRAVDSGVLSEATLPTVTNLRDHEVAHAEAIVGLLEGVGAAPVEKPEFTFPADAFSSEAAILELAATFEPVGVGAYLGAAPLIESPDVLAAAGSIAGVEGEHVVAVNQLLGVVPPANQAFPAALTRDEVLAAVAPFLGMDAMMDTGGQAL, from the coding sequence ATGCCCAAGCACGAGATTCAGGTTCCTTCGGCCGAGGACTTCGTGAACAAGCCTCGCTCGCGCAAGCAGTTCTTCGGCGCTCTCGCAGCGGCGAGCCTCGGGGCGGTCGGTGGCGGTGCGCTCCTCTCCGGGCGGGCGACCGCCCAGAGCAGCGGCAACGTGGACGTGGACATCGCGAACTTCGCGCTGACCCTCGAATACCTCGAAGCCGAGTTCTACACTCGGGCGGTCGACTCCGGGGTCCTCTCCGAAGCCACGCTCCCGACCGTCACGAACCTCCGCGACCACGAGGTCGCTCACGCCGAGGCCATCGTCGGTCTTCTCGAAGGCGTCGGCGCGGCCCCGGTCGAGAAGCCGGAGTTCACGTTCCCGGCGGACGCTTTCTCCAGCGAGGCCGCGATCCTCGAACTCGCCGCGACCTTCGAGCCGGTCGGCGTCGGGGCGTACCTCGGGGCGGCCCCCCTGATCGAGTCCCCCGACGTCCTCGCCGCCGCCGGCTCCATCGCCGGGGTGGAGGGCGAACACGTCGTCGCTGTCAACCAGCTTCTCGGCGTCGTCCCGCCCGCCAACCAGGCCTTCCCGGCCGCGCTCACGCGGGACGAGGTCCTCGCCGCCGTCGCCCCGTTCCTCGGGATGGACGCGATGATGGACACCGGCGGACAGGCGCTTTAG
- a CDS encoding ferritin-like domain-containing protein, producing the protein MTEADRRASLAPAREFARRDFLKTAAWAGAALSAAGIGGFGIAVNRAWGQEEPYTTYEGVGDAGILQLAYLLELLEGTFYDQGVNAGIFDEFSTAQIAAIRDHEMEHANAIAGVLGTLGAKIPAAPEFTYPDNAFTDTGAFLELAATFEPVGIGAYQGAAPALESKEILASAISIHNSECQHRTAIEILRGVDPPNNVAFEEALPLPAVQEAVAPFGITG; encoded by the coding sequence ATGACTGAAGCAGATCGCAGGGCTTCGCTTGCGCCTGCGCGGGAGTTCGCAAGACGCGACTTCCTGAAGACCGCCGCCTGGGCAGGAGCAGCGCTCTCGGCCGCCGGGATCGGGGGCTTCGGGATCGCCGTGAACCGCGCCTGGGGCCAGGAGGAACCGTACACGACCTACGAGGGCGTTGGCGACGCGGGCATCCTGCAACTCGCCTACCTGCTGGAGCTTCTCGAAGGGACGTTCTACGACCAGGGTGTGAACGCGGGGATCTTCGACGAGTTCTCTACGGCCCAGATCGCGGCCATCCGCGACCACGAAATGGAGCACGCAAACGCCATTGCGGGCGTCCTCGGCACGCTCGGGGCGAAGATCCCGGCCGCGCCCGAGTTCACCTACCCGGACAACGCCTTCACCGACACCGGCGCGTTCCTTGAGCTCGCCGCAACTTTCGAGCCAGTCGGGATCGGGGCCTACCAGGGCGCGGCCCCGGCACTTGAGAGCAAGGAGATCCTCGCGTCGGCGATCTCCATACACAACTCCGAGTGCCAGCACCGCACGGCGATCGAGATCCTGCGCGGAGTAGACCCGCCCAACAACGTGGCCTTCGAGGAGGCGTTGCCGCTACCTGCCGTGCAGGAGGCCGTCGCACCCTTCGGGATCACGGGCTAA
- a CDS encoding sigma-70 family RNA polymerase sigma factor: MPEKTRHYLTLGDEELISCLEDSDPQAFEVLYDRHGRVAYSLAYRIMGEKQAAEDLVQEAFLKVWRSSGGYRSERGSVRTWILSIVHHRGIDLLRATASRKRTRERYEVSVEKTQPAEAFGEVWKNSQREQIRAALKTLPPEQLKILELAYFSGYTHVEIAEMLDLPLGTVKGRMRLGLKKIRGYFEAREPGVRG, from the coding sequence ATGCCGGAGAAGACGCGCCACTACCTGACGCTCGGGGACGAAGAGCTTATCTCCTGCCTGGAGGACTCCGACCCGCAGGCGTTCGAGGTGCTCTACGACCGCCACGGACGGGTGGCGTACTCGCTAGCCTACAGGATCATGGGCGAGAAGCAGGCGGCAGAGGACCTCGTTCAGGAGGCGTTTCTGAAGGTCTGGCGCTCCTCGGGGGGCTATCGGTCAGAGCGCGGGAGCGTCAGGACCTGGATCCTCTCCATCGTCCATCACCGGGGCATAGACCTCCTGCGCGCGACCGCGAGCCGCAAGCGGACAAGGGAGCGCTACGAGGTCTCCGTAGAGAAGACCCAGCCCGCAGAAGCGTTCGGCGAAGTCTGGAAGAACTCGCAGCGCGAGCAGATCCGCGCGGCCCTAAAGACCCTTCCCCCCGAACAGCTCAAGATACTGGAGCTTGCGTACTTCTCCGGATATACCCACGTCGAGATAGCCGAGATGCTGGACCTCCCGCTCGGGACGGTCAAGGGTCGGATGCGCCTCGGGCTGAAGAAGATCCGGGGCTACTTCGAGGCTCGCGAGCCGGGGGTGCGAGGATGA
- a CDS encoding anti-sigma factor: MNRKTFDDLKDAYALGALPEDEAREFEAYLAEHPEAQKEVAELSNVASLLALSAEDREPSADLRRDLLRAVRSESAGSAREVSASQGPRPALAGLAGRLLFRPAVAGLAALLLVGLLAWNVVLQSEVGELRETNSELRAQVEEIPEGGRVLAMSGQGEMSGVRAEVISYEGDRAVLVAENLPSIPEDRTFQIWVLEGGEAIPGGLFDPSDGAPVATYVDGSLADAEAVAVTVEPDGGSEQPTSSPQLSTEL, encoded by the coding sequence ATGAACCGCAAGACCTTCGACGATCTCAAGGACGCTTACGCGCTCGGCGCTCTTCCGGAGGACGAGGCGCGCGAGTTCGAAGCCTACCTCGCCGAGCACCCGGAGGCGCAGAAAGAGGTCGCCGAGCTATCGAACGTCGCCTCGCTCCTTGCGCTCTCGGCCGAGGACCGGGAGCCCTCCGCGGACCTGCGCCGGGACCTTCTGCGCGCGGTGAGGTCCGAGTCCGCCGGCTCCGCCCGGGAGGTCTCTGCGAGCCAGGGACCCCGTCCGGCGCTCGCCGGGCTCGCGGGTCGGCTTCTCTTCCGGCCGGCCGTCGCGGGGCTCGCGGCGCTGCTCCTCGTCGGGCTGCTCGCGTGGAACGTAGTTCTCCAGAGCGAAGTCGGCGAGCTGCGGGAGACGAACTCCGAGCTTCGGGCGCAGGTCGAGGAGATCCCGGAGGGAGGCCGGGTGCTCGCCATGAGCGGACAGGGCGAGATGAGCGGCGTCCGGGCCGAGGTTATATCTTACGAGGGTGACCGGGCCGTGCTCGTTGCGGAGAACCTCCCGAGCATCCCCGAGGACCGGACGTTCCAGATCTGGGTTCTCGAAGGCGGCGAGGCGATCCCGGGCGGGCTCTTCGATCCCTCGGACGGGGCTCCCGTCGCAACCTACGTGGACGGCTCGCTGGCGGACGCGGAGGCCGTGGCCGTCACGGTGGAACCTGACGGCGGCTCTGAGCAGCCGACGAGCTCCCCGCAGCTTTCGACCGAGCTCTAG